The following proteins are co-located in the Corynebacterium aquilae DSM 44791 genome:
- a CDS encoding MDR family MFS transporter, translating to MTTKTTHNTTAAPGTPPYAPQRDEKQGRVSLIFIALMLTMLMSSLGQMIFSTALPTIVGELGGVDHMTWVITAFLLGQTISLPIFGKLGDMLGRKWLFMFAVSLFIVGSILGGLATSMSLLIAARAVQGVAGGGMMILSQAIIADVVPARQRGKYMGVMGSVFGVSSVLGPVLGGWFTDGPGWRWGLWLNVPLGIIALIGIFSFLHLPRRQSPGKTDWLGMVTMAIATTALILVITWGGNDYDWTSGTIIGLAIVAVVFAAIFVAVELKATNPLIPMQLFSTRNFTLTTIAGLAVGVFMFGSLAYVPTYLQMVHSMTPTTAGLMMIPMMAGMMGTSIVVGNLVTRTGSYKWYPVVGLLVVAVALVLLSRLEATSSLFHVGVCLFVLGFGLGCAMQILVLIVQNSFPITMVGTATAANNFFRQIGGAIGSAFVGGLFVSNLHTEMANNLPAAIASLGPAGAPIAQQLGQGGSGHLTPSLVAELPEVVRHAIDVSYNDALTPVFLLLAPLAVIAALILTQVREDTLKDTVE from the coding sequence ATGACCACGAAGACGACACACAACACCACCGCAGCCCCCGGCACGCCCCCCTATGCCCCACAGCGGGATGAAAAACAGGGACGCGTGTCCCTAATCTTTATCGCCCTGATGCTGACCATGCTGATGAGCAGCCTGGGCCAGATGATCTTCTCCACCGCGCTGCCCACAATCGTCGGTGAGCTCGGCGGGGTGGACCACATGACGTGGGTGATCACCGCCTTCCTGCTGGGCCAGACGATCTCCTTGCCGATCTTCGGCAAGCTCGGCGACATGCTGGGCCGCAAATGGCTGTTCATGTTTGCCGTCAGCCTCTTTATTGTCGGCTCCATTTTGGGTGGCCTAGCCACCAGCATGAGCCTGCTGATTGCCGCCCGCGCCGTCCAAGGTGTCGCCGGCGGCGGCATGATGATCCTTTCCCAGGCCATCATCGCCGATGTGGTTCCCGCCCGCCAGCGCGGCAAATACATGGGAGTGATGGGCAGCGTGTTCGGCGTGTCCAGCGTGCTCGGCCCGGTGTTGGGCGGCTGGTTCACCGACGGCCCCGGCTGGCGCTGGGGACTGTGGCTGAACGTGCCCCTGGGCATTATTGCCTTAATCGGCATCTTCAGCTTCCTGCACCTGCCGCGCCGCCAAAGCCCCGGCAAAACCGACTGGCTGGGCATGGTCACCATGGCCATCGCCACCACCGCCCTGATCCTGGTCATCACCTGGGGTGGAAACGACTACGACTGGACCTCCGGCACCATCATCGGGCTGGCAATCGTGGCCGTGGTTTTCGCCGCGATCTTCGTGGCCGTGGAACTCAAAGCCACCAACCCGCTGATCCCCATGCAGCTGTTTAGCACCCGCAACTTCACCCTGACCACCATCGCCGGGCTTGCTGTGGGCGTGTTCATGTTCGGCTCCCTGGCGTATGTGCCCACCTACCTGCAGATGGTGCACTCCATGACCCCCACCACCGCCGGACTGATGATGATCCCGATGATGGCCGGCATGATGGGCACCTCCATCGTGGTCGGTAACCTGGTCACCCGCACCGGCAGCTACAAGTGGTACCCGGTCGTGGGTCTGCTCGTCGTCGCCGTCGCCCTGGTGCTGCTCAGCCGCCTGGAGGCCACCAGCAGCCTGTTCCACGTCGGCGTGTGCCTGTTCGTCCTCGGCTTCGGTTTGGGCTGCGCCATGCAGATCCTGGTGCTCATCGTCCAAAACTCCTTCCCCATCACCATGGTGGGTACCGCGACCGCCGCCAACAACTTCTTCCGTCAAATCGGCGGCGCCATCGGCTCCGCCTTCGTCGGTGGACTGTTTGTCTCCAATCTGCACACCGAAATGGCCAACAACCTCCCCGCCGCCATCGCCAGCCTGGGTCCGGCCGGCGCGCCAATCGCCCAACAGCTCGGACAGGGCGGCAGCGGCCACCTCACCCCCTCCCTGGTCGCCGAGCTCCCCGAGGTCGTCCGCCACGCCATCGACGTTTCCTACAACGACGCCCTGACCCCGGTGTTCCTGCTGCTAGCACCCCTGGCAGTCATCGCCGCCCTCATCCTCACCCAGGTGCGCGAAGACACCCTCAAGGACACCGTCGAATAG
- a CDS encoding TetR family transcriptional regulator — translation MKEENVSLRETKRRATRAAIEDHATRLVLERGFDAVTVDDICQAAGVSKRTFFNYMESKDTAVIGPAPTPLTQEEMERFAADEHVPLLPALIDMALKNISNNSGTDGKILRRRKAIRQNHPRLVFDRMASFNEAHDSYAQAIASYLNSHPHQRQMPDEDVFAEARSWLMATTSCLQLGMHHWLASDNESFEALTDYCHRAHTHLEAITSAHHKPQAEP, via the coding sequence GTGAAGGAAGAAAACGTCAGCTTGAGGGAAACCAAACGCCGCGCCACCCGGGCGGCCATCGAAGACCACGCCACCCGCCTGGTGCTGGAACGCGGCTTCGATGCGGTCACCGTGGACGACATCTGCCAGGCGGCCGGGGTTTCCAAGCGCACGTTTTTTAACTACATGGAATCCAAGGACACCGCCGTGATCGGCCCGGCACCCACTCCCCTAACCCAGGAGGAAATGGAGCGCTTCGCCGCCGACGAACACGTGCCCCTGCTTCCCGCGCTGATCGATATGGCGCTAAAAAATATCAGCAATAACTCGGGCACCGACGGCAAGATCCTGCGCCGCCGGAAGGCGATTCGCCAAAACCATCCCCGCCTGGTCTTTGACCGCATGGCGTCGTTTAACGAGGCCCACGATTCCTACGCACAAGCGATTGCCTCCTATTTGAACAGTCATCCCCACCAGCGCCAGATGCCCGATGAGGACGTCTTTGCTGAAGCCCGCAGTTGGCTGATGGCCACCACCAGCTGTTTGCAATTGGGCATGCATCACTGGCTTGCCAGCGACAACGAGTCCTTCGAGGCGCTCACCGATTACTGCCACCGGGCACACACCCACTTAGAGGCCATTACCTCCGCGCACCACAAACCCCAGGCGGAGCCTTAA
- a CDS encoding AMP-binding protein, protein MLSATSCQRSVWLAHCLAPDSSAMYCAEKITFPAGVDVEVVRDVISWATASCAGLTGTYRSDGVDVVVDVSAPQAPTVVVAAPQGEAEQRALVEDFTHYVPRNPEQLQGPDVCAHLLFPSSAGVTWVIRAHHVAVDGFVMFSFVSWVIRCVAATMEGVGLPPYPFADAGQGDHGVPSEQQEVALGELERRWAALGAQESSPPVVMGRHPVDAVTVRARVALSKQEVDLFRRCAQELNCSEFSLLSWVVADYARGLTLHEGPVVVGMPQMNRALGVRPVCAPQVTVSPLLIPSGPLDAALLAQVEAGLQLARSLAGVPVEVFRARLPREDASAALTGPSINVRPFPARVPIAGGVACIDTLCVGPIDDVEVIYQPTGAGAAELLVLSQVSPEHRQQQEEVLFAHTRRLAGMIRSIGVSWAACPNPARIDLPALVDEEDIATLAGTIGRQEVTPEATMPLPALCRAQRARLHREQRMDDDALWWDGEWITWAEFYRAVDGVVSVFAAHGVEPGDRVALMLPRSPALLCAIAACASTGVVWVPVDPDLPESRRAYMAEKTAPRLWLVDSAARAEVAFIPGGSAVVGLDVSSQAVVDEAVVGAGVVDAVAAAELCERGCAGVAAGDEAYVLFTSGSTGLPKAVSVGQEAIANRLAWQAEFLGLDADSVLVQKTSCAFDVSVWEFLYPVTFGLRCAVAPVDAHRDPVVLGRVLQAAGVTVCHFVPSALGAALSVWERLGAPDGLSVVVTSGEALERHHVVGVAEVLGARVANFYGPTEAAIDVTACWADESVGVVPIGDAVWRTSALVVDDSWRLTPPGGVGRLVLGGVQVARGYVDDVERTERVFCEDPIAWGGVGAVAEVPWWARGRFYDTGDLARLSEDGLLYEGRRDGQVKLRGQRLELGEIVAQARAVAGCADAACVLREVSGQKHVCLYVVPAVGVDAVAAVDEVRAHLAEVLPAFMLPSVLEAISAVPLTVSGKLDRRALPPVAAVGAPDRTGGDHGVVGDPLTAQVCAVMAGCVGLPRMAPTANFFECGGTSLSAIEVAAQLSGVVGRQVAIADVFAHPCPQDLARCIAGEGDSWQVAAAEVLVLRPGAGGRPVVCLYPAGGLGWAYAGLASWLPADRPVIAVQAPGLVAGSAASSIRDASARAAAHVAELVAGGAYSCVDVVGWSVGGVIAQDLAATHPQLVHRVVLLDAYPAPVWRDVAAPGEGELLEGLLAMAGVAVDQRDPVVSFADAADRLTRSGGVFSQFPRERMSAILGLIAHHAQIMRAHETPFFDGQLVMLQAVDNPQGLDPRAWEGFASALVVHAVDTDHPGMVSPQCLRFVAEEVLSP, encoded by the coding sequence ATGCTTTCTGCGACGTCGTGCCAGCGTTCTGTGTGGTTGGCTCATTGTTTGGCCCCTGATTCTTCGGCGATGTATTGCGCGGAGAAGATCACGTTTCCTGCGGGGGTGGACGTGGAGGTTGTGCGGGATGTGATTTCCTGGGCGACCGCCTCGTGTGCGGGGTTGACGGGCACCTATCGTTCAGATGGGGTGGATGTGGTGGTGGATGTGTCCGCCCCGCAGGCCCCGACTGTGGTGGTGGCTGCCCCGCAGGGTGAGGCGGAGCAGCGGGCGCTGGTGGAGGATTTCACGCATTATGTGCCGCGCAATCCGGAGCAGTTGCAGGGCCCGGATGTGTGCGCGCATCTGCTTTTTCCTTCATCTGCCGGGGTGACTTGGGTGATTCGTGCGCATCATGTGGCCGTTGATGGCTTTGTGATGTTTTCTTTTGTCTCCTGGGTGATTCGCTGCGTTGCGGCCACTATGGAGGGGGTTGGGTTACCGCCGTACCCGTTTGCTGATGCGGGGCAGGGAGATCATGGTGTGCCCAGTGAGCAGCAGGAGGTTGCGCTGGGCGAGCTGGAGCGGCGGTGGGCTGCGTTGGGCGCGCAGGAGTCGTCCCCGCCGGTGGTGATGGGTCGGCATCCGGTGGATGCGGTGACGGTGCGGGCCCGGGTGGCGTTGTCGAAGCAGGAGGTGGATCTTTTCCGCCGGTGCGCGCAGGAGCTGAACTGCAGCGAGTTTTCCCTGTTGAGTTGGGTGGTGGCGGATTATGCGCGGGGGTTGACTTTGCATGAGGGGCCGGTGGTGGTCGGCATGCCGCAGATGAATCGGGCGTTGGGGGTGCGGCCGGTGTGTGCGCCGCAGGTGACGGTGTCGCCGCTGCTTATTCCCTCCGGCCCGCTGGATGCGGCACTGTTGGCGCAGGTGGAGGCTGGGTTGCAGCTGGCGCGCAGTCTGGCTGGGGTGCCGGTGGAGGTGTTTCGGGCGCGGCTGCCGCGGGAGGATGCGTCGGCGGCGTTGACTGGGCCGAGTATTAATGTTCGCCCCTTCCCTGCCCGGGTGCCGATCGCCGGTGGCGTGGCCTGTATTGACACTTTGTGCGTGGGCCCGATTGATGATGTGGAGGTGATTTATCAGCCCACCGGTGCCGGTGCCGCGGAGCTTTTGGTGTTGTCGCAGGTGTCCCCGGAGCACCGGCAGCAGCAGGAGGAGGTGTTATTCGCGCATACTCGGCGGCTTGCCGGGATGATCAGGAGTATTGGCGTCTCCTGGGCTGCGTGTCCTAACCCGGCGCGCATTGATCTGCCGGCGCTGGTCGATGAGGAGGATATTGCCACGCTTGCCGGCACCATTGGCCGCCAGGAGGTCACTCCAGAGGCCACGATGCCGTTGCCGGCGCTGTGCCGGGCGCAGCGTGCCCGCCTGCACCGCGAGCAGCGCATGGATGATGATGCTTTGTGGTGGGATGGCGAGTGGATCACGTGGGCTGAGTTTTATCGCGCCGTGGATGGTGTGGTTTCTGTTTTTGCCGCCCACGGGGTGGAGCCTGGCGATAGGGTGGCGCTGATGCTGCCGCGTAGCCCCGCGTTGCTGTGCGCTATTGCTGCCTGCGCGTCCACTGGGGTGGTGTGGGTGCCGGTCGACCCGGATTTGCCGGAGTCCCGGCGCGCCTATATGGCGGAAAAGACCGCGCCGAGGCTGTGGCTGGTGGATTCTGCTGCGCGCGCGGAGGTTGCTTTTATTCCTGGCGGGTCTGCCGTGGTGGGCTTGGATGTGTCATCCCAGGCAGTGGTGGATGAGGCAGTGGTGGGTGCGGGCGTGGTGGATGCTGTGGCGGCAGCTGAGTTGTGTGAGCGTGGCTGTGCTGGGGTGGCCGCGGGCGATGAGGCGTATGTGTTGTTTACTTCTGGGTCGACGGGGTTGCCGAAGGCGGTGAGTGTGGGCCAGGAGGCTATTGCTAATCGGCTTGCTTGGCAGGCGGAGTTTTTGGGCCTTGATGCTGACAGTGTGTTGGTGCAGAAGACGTCGTGTGCGTTTGATGTGTCGGTGTGGGAGTTTTTGTATCCGGTGACTTTTGGGTTGCGGTGTGCGGTGGCGCCGGTGGATGCGCATCGTGATCCGGTGGTGTTGGGACGGGTGCTGCAGGCTGCGGGGGTGACGGTGTGTCATTTTGTGCCGTCGGCGTTGGGGGCGGCGTTGTCGGTGTGGGAGCGGCTGGGGGCTCCTGATGGTTTGTCGGTGGTGGTGACCTCTGGGGAGGCGTTGGAGCGTCATCATGTTGTGGGGGTGGCTGAGGTGTTGGGGGCGCGGGTGGCGAATTTTTATGGCCCGACGGAGGCTGCGATTGATGTGACGGCGTGTTGGGCGGATGAGTCGGTTGGGGTGGTGCCGATTGGTGATGCGGTGTGGCGGACTTCTGCGCTGGTGGTGGATGATTCTTGGCGGCTGACTCCGCCGGGTGGGGTGGGCCGGTTGGTGTTGGGTGGGGTGCAGGTTGCGCGTGGCTATGTCGATGATGTGGAGCGCACCGAGCGGGTGTTTTGTGAAGATCCCATTGCCTGGGGTGGTGTTGGTGCTGTGGCGGAGGTGCCGTGGTGGGCGCGGGGCCGTTTTTATGACACGGGGGATCTGGCGCGCCTGTCGGAGGATGGGTTGTTGTATGAGGGGCGCCGTGATGGTCAGGTGAAGTTGCGTGGCCAGCGTTTGGAGTTGGGCGAGATTGTGGCGCAGGCGCGCGCGGTTGCGGGATGTGCGGATGCTGCGTGTGTGCTGCGTGAGGTGTCTGGCCAGAAGCATGTTTGTTTGTATGTGGTGCCGGCGGTGGGGGTGGATGCTGTGGCGGCGGTGGATGAGGTGCGGGCTCATCTGGCGGAGGTGTTGCCGGCGTTTATGCTGCCCTCGGTGCTGGAGGCTATTTCTGCGGTGCCGTTGACGGTGTCTGGCAAGTTGGATCGGCGGGCGTTGCCCCCGGTGGCTGCGGTGGGGGCGCCTGATAGGACCGGTGGGGATCATGGTGTGGTGGGGGATCCGTTGACGGCGCAGGTGTGTGCGGTGATGGCGGGATGTGTGGGTCTGCCGCGCATGGCGCCGACGGCGAATTTCTTTGAGTGTGGGGGCACGTCCCTATCGGCCATTGAGGTGGCGGCCCAGTTGTCCGGGGTGGTGGGCCGCCAGGTGGCGATTGCTGATGTGTTTGCGCATCCGTGCCCACAGGATTTGGCGCGCTGTATTGCCGGTGAGGGGGATAGTTGGCAGGTGGCTGCGGCGGAGGTGTTGGTGTTGCGTCCTGGTGCTGGTGGGCGCCCGGTGGTGTGTTTGTATCCGGCGGGTGGTTTGGGGTGGGCTTATGCCGGGTTGGCGTCGTGGCTTCCGGCGGATCGCCCGGTGATTGCGGTGCAGGCGCCGGGTCTGGTTGCGGGGTCTGCGGCGTCGAGTATTCGGGATGCGTCGGCGCGGGCTGCCGCCCATGTGGCTGAGCTGGTTGCTGGTGGCGCCTACTCGTGCGTGGATGTGGTGGGCTGGTCTGTGGGCGGGGTGATTGCGCAGGATCTTGCGGCGACTCATCCTCAACTGGTGCATCGGGTGGTGTTGTTGGATGCGTATCCGGCGCCGGTGTGGCGGGATGTGGCTGCCCCGGGTGAGGGCGAGTTGTTGGAGGGGTTGTTGGCGATGGCTGGTGTGGCTGTGGACCAGCGCGATCCGGTGGTGTCTTTTGCGGATGCGGCGGATCGTTTGACGCGCAGTGGTGGGGTGTTTTCGCAGTTTCCGCGGGAGCGGATGTCGGCGATTTTGGGCTTGATTGCGCATCATGCGCAGATCATGCGGGCCCATGAGACACCGTTTTTTGATGGCCAGTTAGTGATGCTGCAGGCGGTGGATAATCCGCAGGGCTTGGATCCGCGCGCGTGGGAGGGGTTTGCTTCCGCGCTGGTGGTGCATGCGGTGGATACGGATCATCCGGGCATGGTGTCGCCGCAGTGTTTGCGCTTTGTCGCCGAGGAGGTGTTGTCCCCTTAG
- a CDS encoding phosphopantetheine-binding protein, with the protein MSLSPVELRADVAALLGVSVEALDDAAPLTDQGLDSMRLITLIEQWRAKGTEVDFFTISSLPCLRDWESYVCGEGSI; encoded by the coding sequence ATGTCTTTGTCCCCGGTGGAATTGCGTGCCGATGTGGCTGCCCTGTTGGGTGTGTCTGTTGAGGCGTTGGATGATGCGGCCCCTTTGACGGATCAGGGGTTGGATAGCATGCGGCTGATTACGTTGATTGAGCAGTGGCGGGCTAAGGGAACTGAGGTGGATTTTTTCACCATTAGTTCGCTGCCGTGCTTGCGCGATTGGGAGTCATATGTGTGCGGTGAGGGTTCGATCTGA
- a CDS encoding (2,3-dihydroxybenzoyl)adenylate synthase, whose protein sequence is MSDSLSAAVPCADEPLVTADELYPAEVRRRYVEAGVWTSDTFASLLEDSVRAWGGREAVVGPVAACPGQPPARLSYAQLDAYANAVAHQLANVGVGVGHRVVLFCPNTVEYVGAFFGVVRLGAVPVHALPAHGVVELSHFLQASGASAVVTVERFGLTRHGEVAAEAVRVAGTGAAVVVACAPGEGGDLPVLEPAVVNPFGLGLIQLSGGTTGVPKLIARSHADYLFSVRRSVEVCEVSAETKMLVVLPAAHNFTMSSPGILGVLSAGGTVVFAPDPTPGSAFALIESEGVTMASLVPPLAMLWLQAAESSVRDLSSLRVLQVGGARFADSAAARVGSVLGCKLQQVFGMAEGLVNYTRLDDPEELVTTTQGYPMSELDEVLVLDDDGHPVADGCAGLLWTRGPYTIRGYIGGVSASSFDDQGFYCTGDVVRRLPSGHLVVEGRAKEQINRAGEKISCEEVENLILGVDGVADCLVLGVSDEHLGERICAVIIPQDPALCDDERFSCQRIRQVLSAGGVAAFKLPDEVVVRPSFPTTNVGKASRAATRKLLSSQRVG, encoded by the coding sequence ATGAGTGATTCTTTGTCTGCTGCTGTGCCCTGTGCTGATGAGCCTTTGGTGACTGCGGATGAGTTGTATCCGGCTGAGGTGCGGCGTCGTTATGTGGAGGCTGGGGTGTGGACGTCGGATACCTTTGCGTCGTTGTTGGAGGATTCGGTGCGCGCGTGGGGTGGGCGTGAGGCGGTGGTGGGCCCGGTAGCGGCGTGTCCGGGTCAGCCGCCGGCGCGGCTGAGTTATGCGCAGTTGGATGCGTATGCGAATGCGGTGGCGCATCAGTTGGCTAATGTGGGGGTGGGTGTGGGGCACCGGGTGGTGCTGTTTTGTCCTAATACGGTGGAGTATGTGGGGGCGTTTTTTGGGGTGGTGCGTCTTGGGGCGGTTCCGGTGCATGCGTTGCCTGCGCATGGGGTGGTTGAGTTGTCGCATTTTTTGCAGGCTAGTGGGGCATCCGCGGTGGTGACGGTTGAGCGTTTTGGGTTGACGCGTCATGGGGAGGTTGCTGCGGAGGCGGTGCGTGTGGCGGGCACGGGTGCTGCTGTGGTGGTGGCGTGTGCGCCTGGTGAGGGTGGGGATCTGCCGGTGCTTGAGCCGGCTGTGGTGAATCCTTTTGGTTTGGGGCTTATTCAGTTGTCGGGTGGTACGACTGGGGTTCCGAAGTTGATTGCGCGCAGTCATGCTGACTATTTGTTTAGTGTTCGCCGTTCGGTGGAGGTGTGTGAGGTTTCGGCGGAGACGAAGATGCTGGTGGTGTTGCCTGCTGCGCATAATTTCACGATGAGTTCTCCGGGGATTTTGGGGGTGTTGTCGGCGGGCGGCACGGTGGTTTTTGCCCCGGATCCGACGCCGGGTAGTGCGTTTGCGTTGATTGAGTCGGAGGGGGTCACGATGGCGAGTTTGGTGCCGCCGTTGGCGATGTTGTGGTTGCAGGCGGCGGAGTCGTCGGTAAGGGATCTTTCCTCGTTGCGGGTGCTGCAGGTGGGTGGGGCGCGTTTTGCTGATTCGGCGGCTGCGCGGGTGGGCTCGGTGTTGGGATGTAAGTTGCAGCAGGTGTTTGGGATGGCTGAGGGCCTGGTGAACTACACCCGTTTGGATGATCCGGAGGAGTTGGTGACGACGACTCAGGGCTATCCGATGTCCGAGTTGGATGAGGTGTTGGTGCTGGATGACGATGGCCATCCGGTTGCCGATGGGTGTGCTGGTTTGTTGTGGACGCGGGGCCCGTACACGATTCGGGGCTATATCGGTGGGGTGTCTGCGTCGTCGTTTGATGATCAGGGTTTTTATTGCACTGGTGATGTGGTCAGGCGTCTGCCTTCGGGTCATTTGGTGGTGGAGGGCCGGGCGAAGGAGCAGATCAATCGTGCGGGCGAGAAGATTTCCTGCGAGGAGGTGGAGAACCTGATTTTGGGGGTCGATGGGGTTGCGGATTGTTTGGTGCTGGGGGTGAGTGATGAGCACTTGGGGGAGCGCATTTGCGCGGTGATCATCCCGCAGGACCCTGCGCTGTGTGATGATGAGCGCTTTTCCTGTCAGCGGATTCGCCAGGTGCTGTCGGCTGGCGGTGTTGCGGCGTTTAAGTTGCCGGATGAGGTGGTGGTGCGCCCGAGTTTTCCGACCACGAATGTTGGTAAGGCCTCGCGTGCTGCGACGCGCAAGCTGCTGAGTAGTCAGCGTGTGGGGTAA
- a CDS encoding isochorismate synthase, whose product MPASFSFSTAHHLLEAHGLKRKISPSNWDAARLNELCGNDMVVGALPFSNAAPARLFVPRQYRREARTNSGVSHDNAVACASQAPQQRGAAALDGFGERGCYRSTVARGLAEIERGSCEKVVLSRQIVGCMSRPVPVRALREELWGVNDHAFGYHLMLAAPWLLGRAGVQAPARPLASALEVSAVADGLVGAPHDVAHLLGASPELVLKVSGRKVTTFPLAGSVPRSADPVEDARRAEQLASSAKNLNEHAHVTNDIARVLRRFCVDVDIPEGPEVVGTPVIWHLGTKMSGTLRQGVSSWDVLCALHPTPAVSGWPQAAARRLIRQLEPTPRGVFAGVVGWCDAGGDCEWAMTLRGGIVHERMAYAFAGAGIVAGSTPEEEFRETTTKLSTFVAPLLRVMGSPHSQLTKSLISA is encoded by the coding sequence GTGCCTGCTAGTTTCTCCTTTTCCACCGCACACCACCTGCTGGAAGCGCACGGCCTGAAACGAAAAATCTCCCCCAGCAACTGGGACGCCGCCCGCCTCAACGAGCTGTGCGGCAACGACATGGTCGTCGGCGCGCTCCCCTTTTCCAACGCCGCCCCGGCGCGCCTCTTCGTGCCCCGCCAATACCGGCGCGAGGCCCGCACCAATAGTGGGGTGTCGCACGATAACGCGGTGGCTTGCGCTAGTCAGGCCCCGCAGCAGCGTGGTGCTGCGGCGTTGGATGGGTTTGGGGAGCGTGGGTGTTATCGCAGCACTGTGGCGCGTGGTTTGGCGGAAATTGAGCGGGGTAGTTGCGAGAAGGTGGTGTTGAGTCGGCAGATTGTGGGCTGTATGTCGCGGCCGGTGCCGGTGCGTGCGCTGCGTGAGGAGTTGTGGGGGGTTAATGATCATGCGTTTGGGTATCACTTGATGCTGGCCGCGCCGTGGTTGTTGGGGCGTGCTGGGGTGCAGGCTCCGGCGCGGCCGTTGGCTTCGGCGTTGGAGGTCTCTGCTGTGGCTGATGGTTTGGTGGGTGCGCCGCATGATGTGGCGCATTTGTTGGGGGCGAGTCCGGAGTTGGTGTTGAAGGTGTCTGGCCGGAAGGTGACGACGTTTCCTTTGGCGGGCAGTGTTCCGCGCAGTGCGGATCCGGTTGAGGATGCGCGGCGTGCTGAGCAGTTGGCGTCGAGTGCGAAGAATCTGAATGAGCATGCGCACGTGACGAATGATATTGCGCGGGTGTTGCGGCGTTTTTGTGTTGATGTGGATATCCCTGAGGGCCCTGAGGTGGTGGGGACTCCGGTGATTTGGCATTTGGGTACGAAGATGTCGGGCACCTTGCGCCAGGGGGTGAGTTCCTGGGATGTGTTGTGTGCTTTGCATCCGACGCCGGCGGTCAGTGGGTGGCCGCAGGCGGCTGCGCGGCGGCTGATTAGGCAGTTGGAGCCAACCCCGCGTGGGGTGTTTGCGGGGGTGGTGGGCTGGTGTGATGCCGGTGGTGATTGTGAGTGGGCGATGACGTTGCGTGGGGGCATTGTTCATGAGCGGATGGCGTATGCGTTTGCTGGTGCCGGGATTGTGGCTGGTTCGACTCCGGAGGAGGAGTTCCGGGAGACCACGACGAAGTTGTCCACTTTTGTGGCGCCGCTGTTGCGGGTGATGGGTAGTCCGCATTCTCAGCTGACGAAGTCGTTGATTTCCGCTTAA
- a CDS encoding SDR family oxidoreductase: protein MSTAPSPAPIPRASTTPAIGAQPTFSINQVARPRIVVTGAAGGIGGAIARHLNDLGADVIATDIHPHPSPIPNHPVHRLDLTDTAAIEEFIYTTLAAGEVHGLVNAAGIFRGGPAPDLSARDLDDLWAVNARAVYLLASGFGAHMATHGGGSIVTIASNSGRIPRANMAAYGATKTAASLLTRSLGLELGRMGVRCNVISPGTSRTTMIAGLGSETDLIQGVPASYKAGIPLGKIAEPADIAHAAAFLLSDAAGHITAQDLVIDGGASAC, encoded by the coding sequence GTGAGCACAGCCCCCTCCCCCGCGCCCATTCCCCGCGCCAGCACCACCCCAGCCATCGGCGCGCAACCCACCTTCAGCATCAACCAGGTGGCCCGCCCCCGCATCGTCGTCACCGGCGCCGCCGGCGGCATCGGCGGGGCCATCGCCCGCCACCTCAACGACCTGGGTGCAGACGTCATCGCCACCGACATCCACCCCCACCCCAGCCCGATCCCCAACCACCCGGTGCACCGGCTGGACCTCACCGACACTGCCGCCATCGAAGAGTTCATCTACACCACCCTGGCCGCAGGCGAGGTGCACGGGCTTGTCAATGCCGCCGGAATCTTCCGCGGCGGGCCCGCCCCCGACCTCAGCGCCCGCGACCTGGACGACCTGTGGGCCGTCAACGCCCGCGCCGTCTACCTGCTGGCCAGCGGGTTCGGGGCACACATGGCCACACACGGTGGGGGCAGCATCGTCACCATCGCCAGCAACTCCGGCAGAATCCCCCGCGCCAACATGGCCGCCTACGGTGCCACCAAAACAGCCGCCAGCCTCTTGACCCGCTCCTTAGGGCTCGAACTGGGGCGGATGGGGGTCCGCTGCAACGTCATCAGCCCCGGTACCTCCCGCACCACCATGATCGCCGGCCTCGGCTCCGAAACCGACCTCATCCAAGGAGTCCCCGCCAGCTACAAAGCGGGCATCCCCCTCGGCAAAATCGCAGAACCCGCCGACATTGCCCACGCCGCAGCATTCCTCCTGTCCGATGCTGCCGGACACATCACCGCCCAAGACCTCGTCATCGATGGAGGCGCAAGTGCCTGCTAG
- a CDS encoding isochorismatase family protein: MIPTIEDYPHPSVDTVPLTRANWTLDPTKAALLIHDMQEYFTSAYRGNDTINRTTANIARLIDCARKANIPVFYTAQPPNQRAEDRGLLTDLWGTGLSADGREAIVEALTPQAEDTVLTKWRYDAFERSDFQQLLGDSGRTQLIITGIYAHIGVLSTALSAFMKDISPFLVADACADFSEDLHRFALAQAARTCAVVTDTAAVTKALSATH; this comes from the coding sequence ATGATTCCTACGATTGAGGATTATCCCCACCCATCGGTTGATACCGTCCCCTTGACCCGCGCCAACTGGACCCTGGATCCCACCAAGGCCGCCCTGCTCATCCACGACATGCAGGAATACTTCACCAGCGCCTACCGCGGCAACGACACCATCAACCGCACCACCGCCAACATCGCGCGGCTCATCGACTGCGCCCGCAAAGCCAACATCCCGGTCTTCTACACCGCCCAACCACCCAACCAGCGGGCCGAAGACCGCGGACTGCTCACCGACCTGTGGGGCACCGGACTTTCCGCTGACGGGCGCGAAGCCATCGTCGAAGCACTTACCCCCCAGGCTGAGGACACCGTGCTCACCAAGTGGCGCTACGACGCCTTTGAGCGCTCCGATTTCCAACAGCTGCTGGGCGATTCGGGACGCACCCAGCTGATCATCACCGGCATCTACGCCCACATCGGTGTCCTCAGCACCGCGCTGAGCGCCTTCATGAAGGACATCTCCCCCTTCCTGGTCGCTGACGCCTGCGCCGACTTCAGCGAAGACTTGCACCGCTTCGCCCTGGCCCAGGCCGCCCGCACCTGCGCTGTCGTCACCGACACCGCAGCCGTCACCAAGGCGCTATCCGCCACGCACTAA